TGTTTGCGCGTCGTATTATAATGCTCCAAGTATTCGTCTATCATTTCCCTTAATTCACGTAAATTACATGCTTCCTCATAATCTACTTCATCTTTAAAATGCCCAAAGAAAGACTCCATTGGTGCGTTATCTAAACAGTTTCCTCGACGTGACATCGACTGAAGTAAGCCTATTTTCTTAACGCGTCCTTGATACTCTGGATGTGTATAATGGACACCTTGATCTGAATGGATCATTGCTTCTGGGTGAATATTTCCGTCTAATGTCTCTTCTAATTTATCTAATGTGCGATAAACCAATCCCATTTTCAAGCTAGTCGAAAGTTCATAAGCGACGATTTCCCTGGTTGCTACATCTTTGATACAAGATAAATAAGCTGTTTGACCATTACGGTACTGTAAATAAGTAATATCAGTTAAATATACTTTTCCGGGCTCATCTTGATTGAATGCTCGATTCAAATGGTTAGGAACCGTACGATGTGCCTGTGTTGCTTTCGCAATATATTTATATGGGTTTGCTCGACGCACTTTCGCAAAGAAATTATACTTTCTCATTAAGCGGAGAATCTTTTTGTGATTCATCGGTGTCACCACTAGTTCTTCCAATGCCATGTAAAGTCCTCGATACCCAATTTTCCCTTTGAATGCATCATAAATGCATCTTAGTAATAAATAATCTTGATAATCTTGCTCTTCACGAATCGCATGTTTCTCCGAATTTTGAAGCCAGGCATAGTATCCACTTCTACTTACACCTGTTAAAGCACAAAGGTAACGCGTCATATTCTTTAGTTGATATTTCCGAATGACCTCGTTAATCAATGCGTATTTTTCGCGGGGTGCTAAAATTACTTCTTCACCTGCCTTTCGAGTTCCTCTAGCTTTTTTAGTAATTCTAATTCAGCTTCTAAATACTTTATACGGGCTTCAGCTTTTTCTAATTTCTTCTCAGATGATATATCTTTTGTGGAAGGGCGACCTGTGCCGCCTTTCCCCCGACGCTCTTCTAAAAAACCTTGTTCCCCCAATGTTTTATAAGTGTTTTTCCAACGACTTATTGCCGATTGGGCTTTTTTAGCTCCAATCACATCCAAGTTAAATCCATTCTCCATGAAAATCTGAGTCGGTCCCTTACCGTTCATATTTTTTTTGACGGCACGTATTTTAAATTCCGCATTATATTGAATGGCACGATCTGATACAGAGGCGACATTTGGATTTGATTCTAGTTGCTTTCTTTGAATTTCGTTGAAAATTATTTTACTCATTCGAAAATCTCCCGTTCTAAGTATTTTTTTTAGTATAACGGGTTTTTAAAACAGAAAAAACCCCGAATAGGTCACTTTTTTTAAAGTGTCCACTATTCGGGGTTCAGTTCAAACTGTGATTGCTATCTCTCTTTTTTAATATTTATTCCTTACTTTGATTATTTAGCATTTGCTGCTGCGCCATTCTGACCATCTCTTTTACCATACTTCCACCAATGGAACCGCCAATTTTTCCGGCATTTTCTGCGGTGATTTGTCCGTTATTCCCTTTGGATAATGGAATGCCAAGTTCATCCGCAATTTCAAATTTAACATTGTCTGGATTATCTTTTGGGACACGATAACCTTGTTTCTTCATTACATCTGCTTTCAGTTTATTTAAACCTTCTCTTGCTTCAGGAACAAGAATTTTATTGTTTTTCGCCATTTATTGCCCTCCTTTATCGATAGGATTTCCAAAAAAACCTGAGTTAGCCAGAATAATTTTGCAATCAGGTACTCATAATATCTTTCTTTGAGGGCATACTTTTATCAAGTTTGCACGAGTTTATTTATGAAGATGAAATAGTTAGATGAAAAATAACAGAAAACGTTACAAGGAGGTTATTATCTTTGACAACATTATCCGTTTTTGCATTAGGTGGATTAAATGAAATTGGAAAAAATATGTATGTAATTCAATATGACGATGACATTGTTATCGTAGACTGTGGTTCAAAGTTTCCAGATGAAAGTTCGTTAGGGGTAGACTTAATTATCCAAGATATTGCTTATCTGAAAGAAAATCGGGAGAAAATCCGCGGACTCCTCGTTACACATGGACATGAAGACCATATTGGCGGCATTCCTTACTTTTTAAAGCAAATTAACGTTCCTGTGTATGCAACGCGATTAACGCTCGGACTAATTAATATAAAATTAAAGGAACATGGACTTTTACGAAATACAGATTTGCAGCTTATTCATGGGGACTCAAGCTTGAACTTCGGGACGATGGATGTGACGTTTTTTAAAACAAACCATAGTATTCCAGACTGTTTAGGAATTGTCTTCCATACGCCTGAGGGAGTCGTTGTACATACCGGCGATTTTAAGTTTGATTTTACGCCAATTAACAATGATTATGCGGATATTAATAAAATGGCGGAAATCGGTTCAAAAGGTGTGTTACTTTTATTATCAGAAAGTACAAACGCAGAACGACCGGGCTTTAACCCATCTGAGCGGCTGATTGGCAAAAAGATTGAAGAAGAGTTTAGAAAAGCACGGAAAAAAATCTTTATCTCTACTTTCGCGTCAAATGTTCATCGTGTCCAACAAGTGGTAGACGCTGCACATAAAACAAATCGTAAACTCGCTTTACTCGGTCGAAGTATGGTGAATGTCGTGTCTGTAGCGGAGGAGCTTGGCTATTTGCATATTCCGGAAGGCATGTTAATTGAAAAGCAGGATATTGACCAATTTGACCCGGAAGAAGTCGCAATATTATGTACGGGAAGCCAAGGGGAAGCGATGGCGGCATTGTCTCGACTCTCGACTTCTAATTTTCGTCAAGTGAAGATACATTCTGACGATACGGTGATTTTTGCCTCATCACCAATTCCTGGTAATGAAAAAAACGTGTCACAAGTGATTGATAATTTATTGCATCTTGGCGCAAATGTTATTTATGGTTCAGGAAGTGGTACGGGATTACATGTTTCTGGGCATGCATGTCAGGAAGAATTAAAGCTTATGTTAACGCTGATGAAACCGAAATATTTTATGCCGATTCACGGGGAATTTAGAATGCTTCATAAGCATCGCTCACTTGCCGAATCTGTCGGCGTTGAATTCGATAATATCTTCATTATGAATAACGGCGATGTCATTGAAATTACAAATGGAGAAGCTCGTCAAACGAAGACGGTGCATTCGGGGCATATTTTTGTAGATGGATTAGGCATTGGCGATGTCGGCAATGTCGTCCTGCGCGACCGGAAACTTTTATCTGAAGAAGGCATTGTTGTAATTGTGGTGACAATTAATCGGAACAATGGCGAACTTGTCTCTAATCCAGACATCATTTCTAGAGGATTTGTATATAGACGTGATGCAGAAGAACTGATACAAGAAGTGAATGATTTAGTTATTAAGAAAGTGGCTGAATTGCAAGGTGTGAACAGAAATCAGCAAGGGGTTGTTAGACAAACACTGAAAAAAGCGACCGAGCAGCTGTTATATGTTGAAACGAAAAGAAGGCCTATGATATTGCCTATCGTGATAGAAGTGTAAAAACCAGGTGAAGAACCTTATTCTTCACCTGGTTTTTCATTAGCCTGATGGAAGTAATCGATTGGCACAACGAGACCGACTTTTCCGTATGTATCATGGTTCATCGTCGCAAAAATAACACCGATCACGTCACCTTTTACGTTGAAGACTGGACTTCCGCTATTGCCACGATAGACAGGTGCTTGAATCATCATCACTTCTTTATCCCAGTCAGTCAACTTTGTGTAATCGAGCATCTTCCCTTCATTGGCAATCCCATGAAAACTGAGTGGATTCCCGATAAAGCGTATCGGTGCATTTGTTGTAAAATCCATTGCATTAGCAACAGTTAAAAAAGGAAGTTTTGTACCATCGACTTGAAGGACAGCAAGATCAATAGTCGGGAAGGTATCAACAACAGTCGCCGTGAATCGTCCGTCGTCGGGAAATGAAACGGTTACGCGGTCATTCCCTTCGATGACATGATAATTTGTAATCATTTTTCCATCATTTGAAATCGAAAATCCGGTTCCTTTCCCGTCATCAGTTGAGACAACGACCACTGATTTTTTGAAATGAGCGATTTCTTCGTCTTGGGATAATTTTGCAGACGTTTTCAGAAATTCAATCGCGGGGATAGAATACACTTCAAAAATAGCAGAAAATGTACTAAACGTAAGAACGAGCGCCATTAACCAGAATATCCATCTTGGAAAAGGCCGTTTTGTTCTTGGATTTTCCTTTTCAAGTCTAGCTTTTCTTAATGCCTCTTGTTGCGCCTCCAATACTAGTTCATTAAACTCTTCTTCGGTTAATTCTTCGGACGTATAATGATCTTCATTCATTATTTACACTTCCTTCGGAGAGAGCATTACTGTATATATTCATGATAGCATTTATCGAGGAATTAAAAAGCGCTGACTTCCTGATTACTATAAAACTCGATATCCTTCTAGCAAAATAAAAAAGACAAAGTCGTCATCGACTTTGTCTTCCTCATAAATTAATCCAAAATTTTAATTTGTACTGTTCGACGTCCCCAGTTTAATGCATCTTGTTGATTTTCAATGAAGACATCAATGATATTCCCTTTAATGGCACCGCCGATATCTCCAGCGATTGCTTCGCCGTAACCTTCAACCCATACACGGGAGCCGAGGGGAATGATGGACGGATCCACTGCGATGACTTTGAGATGTGGGTTTGCCCGTAAATTGATTCCGGTATAGGTTGTTCCGGAACAACCTTGGCAATATGCTGTATAGGCGGTAGCAGTGACCGTCAGTTCTCTCCCGGATGCCGACGCAGGAACTTGCTTGTTTGCGGTTGAATTGTTTGCAGTATTATTTGTTGTGTTATTTGATGCGTTGTTATTTTGAGCAGGTTGTTTTGCTGGCTCATTTGTTGTTTTGTTTTCCGTGGCAGGAGTAGATGGAGTTGCCGCCTTTGCGACATTTTTGGGTGGTGCTTTTGGATTCTTGCCATCTACCGATAGTTCTTGTCCGGGGTAGATTAAATGACCCGATACTCCATTCCAATTCATCAAGTCCGATAAGGAAATTTGATGGGCACTTGCGATTTCATAGAGTGTATCCCCTTTTTGGACGATATATGTGCCGCTTTTACTTTCAATCTTTTTTTCTGGTTCAGGTAAGATAAGGGTTGATTCTAATTCATTCCAAGTAAACAAGTCATCTACACTAATATCATTATTTTGTGCAATGTCCCATAATGTTTCGCCGGTTTCAACTTTGTACGTGGAAGTCGACGCTTCTACTGTAGCTTGTCCGCCAGTCAACCCTATGACTAATGCGAGTGCAAGCATTAGACCTACGATATGTTTTTGCATAAAATTGTTTCCTCCTCTTTAAGAAAAATTTGTTTTTCTTAAAATTTGTAAACACTATTCAACATTTTCATATTCCAAAAGGCTGCTCCTGGCCATAAGAGCATTTCGCCTTTAGAGTAGTAGTAACCACGGCTACTAAAATATATACAAAGACAACCAATGTAATATATTTGTAATATTAGCGCGATGTAAGGAGAATTTTTTGAATTAGGATAAAATAAACGATAGGATAAGTTAGAAACTTGTAAAAAAAGTTCTAACCAGACAGTAAGTACGAGAGGATTTGATGAAGATGAAGATTACTGATATAGAAATATTTGGGATTCGTCTACCGCTATACGAACCATTTGTGATTAGCTATGCCCGTTTTGACGATATGCCTTCTATTATTGTAAAAATCACGACAGATACAGGGCATGTCGGGTATGGGGAAGGTGTTGCAGACGAGCATGTAACGGGTGAAAGTTGGACATCTACGTTTGAAGTGATTAAAAATACGTTGGCACCAAAATTAATTGGCGAAAATCCGAAAAATATGGAACGAATTCACGATATTATGGATGCTGCCATTTACGGGGCACCGACTGCTAAAGCGGCGCTAGATATTGCTTGTTATGATGTTGTTGGAAAATATTTAGGTGTTCCCGTTTATGATTTATTGGGCGGGAGGTATCACGCGGAATTTCCAATTACACATGTGTTAAGTATTGCTTCTCCTGAAGATATGGCTAACGAAGCGGAAGAGAGAGTCGCGGCGGGTTATCGTTCGCTGAAAATGAAAGTCGGCGAACAAGTGATGGACGACGTGAGAAGAATTGAAGCGGTGAGAGCACGTGTTGGTGAAGAAATCGCCATTCGTGTTGATGTCAATCAAGGTTGGATAAATAGTGGTAATACATTACTAGGTCTTCGAAAGTTAGAACATTGTGCACTCGACTGGATTGAACAACCTGTCCTAGCAGATGATATCGACGGCATGGTTGAAGTAAAGGCGAAAACACATACGCCATTAATGATTGATGAAGGGTTGCGCGGTGTCCGTGAGATGAGAGAAATTATTGCGAAACGTGCTGCAGACAAGGTCAATATTAAATTAATGAAGTGCGGAGGGATTTACCCTGCGATGAAACTGGCACATATGGCTGAAATGGCGGGCATGGAATGTCAAGTTGGATCAATGGTTGAGTCTTCTGTCGGATCTGCTGCTGGATTTCACGTCGCTTTTTCCAAAAGAGTGATGACGAGTGTTGAACTAACAGGACCGTTAAAGTTTAAAGAAGATATCGGCAACTTGCATTATGACGTTCCTTTTATCCGTTTGAATGAAAAACCAGGTCTCGGTATTGATGTGGATGAACAACAATTACAAAAATTAACAAGCTTTACAGGGAAGGTTTCATCATGAATCAAAAACATATCTTGAAAAATAAAAAAGAAATAACGATTAAAGAATGTACAGTGGAACATATCGAGGCAATTCAAGCACTCCAATTGGAAGTCATTCAATCATTAACGACAGAGTCTTTTTTACAACCACTATCCAAAGAGGAGTTTTCACATATATTAACGGGAAATGGATTGATGATAGGGGCTTTTCACGAAGAAGAATTAGTCGCATTTAGAGCGCTTTTAATTCCTGATGAAAATGAAGAAGACCATTTAGGTGAGGATGCAGGACTTGCAAAAGAAGCGTGGGCATCCGTAATTTACTCCGAAGTGTCGAATGTGTTGCCAAGTTTTCGAGGGAATGGCCTACAAAAATTATTAGGAGAAATTATTTTTAATGAAATTGATACAAAGAAGTATCGTTATATTTGTGCAACGGTAGCACCTTTTAATATCGCGAGCCTAATAGATAAGTTTGCACACGGTTTACAAATTGTTGCGCTAAAAGAAAAGTATCACGATATGCTGAGGTATGTGTTTGTGAAAGACTTACAACAAGAAGAAAAGCA
This window of the Sporosarcina ureilytica genome carries:
- a CDS encoding S1C family serine protease yields the protein MNEDHYTSEELTEEEFNELVLEAQQEALRKARLEKENPRTKRPFPRWIFWLMALVLTFSTFSAIFEVYSIPAIEFLKTSAKLSQDEEIAHFKKSVVVVSTDDGKGTGFSISNDGKMITNYHVIEGNDRVTVSFPDDGRFTATVVDTFPTIDLAVLQVDGTKLPFLTVANAMDFTTNAPIRFIGNPLSFHGIANEGKMLDYTKLTDWDKEVMMIQAPVYRGNSGSPVFNVKGDVIGVIFATMNHDTYGKVGLVVPIDYFHQANEKPGEE
- a CDS encoding GNAT family N-acetyltransferase; this translates as MNQKHILKNKKEITIKECTVEHIEAIQALQLEVIQSLTTESFLQPLSKEEFSHILTGNGLMIGAFHEEELVAFRALLIPDENEEDHLGEDAGLAKEAWASVIYSEVSNVLPSFRGNGLQKLLGEIIFNEIDTKKYRYICATVAPFNIASLIDKFAHGLQIVALKEKYHDMLRYVFVKDLQQEEKHALDQVFIQMADTNKQQALLAEGWIGTSMQKNEDEWAVTYKKYA
- a CDS encoding mandelate racemase/muconate lactonizing enzyme family protein; amino-acid sequence: MKITDIEIFGIRLPLYEPFVISYARFDDMPSIIVKITTDTGHVGYGEGVADEHVTGESWTSTFEVIKNTLAPKLIGENPKNMERIHDIMDAAIYGAPTAKAALDIACYDVVGKYLGVPVYDLLGGRYHAEFPITHVLSIASPEDMANEAEERVAAGYRSLKMKVGEQVMDDVRRIEAVRARVGEEIAIRVDVNQGWINSGNTLLGLRKLEHCALDWIEQPVLADDIDGMVEVKAKTHTPLMIDEGLRGVREMREIIAKRAADKVNIKLMKCGGIYPAMKLAHMAEMAGMECQVGSMVESSVGSAAGFHVAFSKRVMTSVELTGPLKFKEDIGNLHYDVPFIRLNEKPGLGIDVDEQQLQKLTSFTGKVSS
- a CDS encoding alpha/beta-type small acid-soluble spore protein — its product is MAKNNKILVPEAREGLNKLKADVMKKQGYRVPKDNPDNVKFEIADELGIPLSKGNNGQITAENAGKIGGSIGGSMVKEMVRMAQQQMLNNQSKE
- a CDS encoding IS3 family transposase (programmed frameshift) codes for the protein MSKIIFNEIQRKQLESNPNVASVSDRAIQYNAEFKIRAVKKNMNGKGPTQIFMENGFNLDVIGAKKAQSAISRWKNTYKTLGEQGFLEERRGKGGTGRPSTKDISSEKKLEKAEARIKYLEAELELPKKARGTRKAGEEVILAPREKYALINEVIRKYQLKNMTRYLCALTGVSRSGYYAWLQNSEKHAIREEQDYQDYLLLRCIYDAFKGKIGYRGLYMALEELVVTPMNHKKILRLMRKYNFFAKVRRANPYKYIAKATQAHRTVPNHLNRAFNQDEPGKVYLTDITYLQYRNGQTAYLSCIKDVATREIVAYELSTSLKMGLVYRTLDKLEETLDGNIHPEAMIHSDQGVHYTHPEYQGRVKKIGLLQSMSRRGNCLDNAPMESFFGHFKDEVDYEEACNLRELREMIDEYLEHYNTTRKQWTLKKMTPAQYRSHLIAA
- a CDS encoding ribonuclease J — its product is MTTLSVFALGGLNEIGKNMYVIQYDDDIVIVDCGSKFPDESSLGVDLIIQDIAYLKENREKIRGLLVTHGHEDHIGGIPYFLKQINVPVYATRLTLGLINIKLKEHGLLRNTDLQLIHGDSSLNFGTMDVTFFKTNHSIPDCLGIVFHTPEGVVVHTGDFKFDFTPINNDYADINKMAEIGSKGVLLLLSESTNAERPGFNPSERLIGKKIEEEFRKARKKIFISTFASNVHRVQQVVDAAHKTNRKLALLGRSMVNVVSVAEELGYLHIPEGMLIEKQDIDQFDPEEVAILCTGSQGEAMAALSRLSTSNFRQVKIHSDDTVIFASSPIPGNEKNVSQVIDNLLHLGANVIYGSGSGTGLHVSGHACQEELKLMLTLMKPKYFMPIHGEFRMLHKHRSLAESVGVEFDNIFIMNNGDVIEITNGEARQTKTVHSGHIFVDGLGIGDVGNVVLRDRKLLSEEGIVVIVVTINRNNGELVSNPDIISRGFVYRRDAEELIQEVNDLVIKKVAELQGVNRNQQGVVRQTLKKATEQLLYVETKRRPMILPIVIEV
- a CDS encoding LysM peptidoglycan-binding and 3D domain-containing protein; the encoded protein is MQKHIVGLMLALALVIGLTGGQATVEASTSTYKVETGETLWDIAQNNDISVDDLFTWNELESTLILPEPEKKIESKSGTYIVQKGDTLYEIASAHQISLSDLMNWNGVSGHLIYPGQELSVDGKNPKAPPKNVAKAATPSTPATENKTTNEPAKQPAQNNNASNNTTNNTANNSTANKQVPASASGRELTVTATAYTAYCQGCSGTTYTGINLRANPHLKVIAVDPSIIPLGSRVWVEGYGEAIAGDIGGAIKGNIIDVFIENQQDALNWGRRTVQIKILD